The following DNA comes from Amycolatopsis albispora.
GGCTCGACCCATTCCGGCACCCGTTTGACCCGGTCCAGGATCAGGTCCGCCTGCCCGGGCTTGCGGGTGAGAACGGTTTCCTCGATGTGCACGGTGAGCAGGTTGAACGCCCCGGCCTCCTGTTCGGTGTTCGGCCACAGCGCCGCCGCGTCGCTGTACAGGAGGGACAGGTGCTGTGCCAGCGTGCCCTCGTCTACGGCCAGCCGAACCGGTGGCTCCAGCGGCTCGTCCCGCCACGCCGAAATGACCACGCTTTTCTCCTCGGCGTGGTAGGCGGCTTGCCCGCCGACCAGGTTCAGCCGGCGGACAAGCTCACCGAGCAAATTCGGCTCCCGCCTCAACACATGTCCCGCCAGTTCCACCCGCCCATGAAGGCGATGTTCTCCCAGTCCGTCATGTGCCCGTTCTTGATGTGACGATAGCCGTATCCGAGACCCGAAATCCTCGCAAGGCAAGCAGAAAGCGCAAGCCACTGAAGCCGGAGAACCAGCGACTTGACCCCGCCCCAAGGTCAATCCGGAGGGTGGCGGTCATGAAGAACACTTCCACGACAAGATCGCCTCGAGGTTTCCGCAAGCTGGCCGCTCCGGCGGTGGCCGTCGCGCTGCTGACCGGGGTGGCCGCGCCGGCGGTGGCCGCGCCGGAACGTCCGGAGCTGCGGGAAGCCGTACAGGGCTTCGTCGACATCGGATTCGCCGGGATCCAGGTGCGGGTGGACGACGAGCGCGGCACCTGGACCGGCAGCGCCGGGGTGCGCAAGCTGGGCGAGCCGGCGAAACCTCCGAAGAACGCGATGGGCCGGATCGGCAGCAACACCAAGACCTTCGTCGCGACCATGGTGCTGCAACTGGTCGCCGAAGGCCGGATCGGGCTGGACGCCCCGGCGCGGGACTACCTGCCCGAGTTCGCCCTGGACCGGCGGATCACCGTGCGGATGCTGCTGCAGCACACCAGCGGGGTGTTCAGCCACACCGGCGACTACTACAACGGGCAGGAACTACCAGGCCTGCCTTCGACCGGGCAGGACTGGGTGGACAACCGGTTCCGCACCTACCAGCCCGCTGAACTGGTCCGGTACGCACTGGCCAAGCCGCTGCTGTTCACGCCCGGAACGGACTGGAACTACTCCAACACCAACTACACGCTGGCCGCGCTCCTGGTCGAAAAGCTCAGCGGCCGCCCGTTCGCCGAGGAACTGCGGCGACGGATCACCGGTCCGCTGGGGCTGAAGGGCACGGTGGCGCCGGGGGCCAGGTCCGTGCTCCCCGGACCGCACTCCCACGGCTACTACCGCTACCAGCACAACGGCGTGACGAAGACGGTCGACGTCACCCGCCAGAACCCGTCCCTGCTGTTCGGCGCCGGTGACCTGGTCTCGACCGCCGAGGACCTGCACACCTTCTTCGCCGCACTGCAGGGCGGGAAGCTCCTGCCCGCGTCACTGCTGGCCGAGATGCGGAAGCCGCACCCGAAGGTCGGCTACGGCCTCGGCGTGTTCGTGGAGGACGCGGGCTGCGGCACCACCGTCTTCCGGCACAACGGCAGCACCATCGGGTACGGGGCACTGATGTACAGCACACCCGACGGGAGCCGGACGCTGACCGCGTTGCTCACCGGCGGGGACCGCGACGTCGACGTGGTCAACGAGTACCCGCGGGCGCTGAGCAAGCTCCTCAAGGCGGAGTTCTGCGACCAGGCCGCGAGCTGAGCACCCCCGAGGGGGCCATGGGCGGGTTGACCTTGACCTCGGGTCAGGCTCCAGACTCGTCGCATGGCTCCCTCGACCACCTCCGCCATGCTGACCGGCGTCACGATCGGTCAGGCGGCGGCCTTCGCCGGGGTGACGGTGAAAACCGTGCGGCACTACCACCGGCACGGGCTGCTCGACGAACCACCGCGCGACAGCTCCGGCTACCGGCGGTACGGCTCGGCCGACCTGCTGCGGCTGGTCCAGGTCAGGGCGCTGGCCGCGGCCGGGGTGCCGCTGGCCGAAGTCGGGCCGCTGCTCGACGCCGACGCCGAGCAGTTCACCACCGGGCTCGTCGACGTCGAGCGGCGCCTCACCGAGCGGATCGCCGAACTGACCGCCCGGCTCGACACCCTGCGCCGGCTCGCCGACGGCGACCGGCTCCTGCTCCCCGGCCGCGCGCTCGCGATCCTGGACCGGCTCACCGAACTGGGCTTCAGCGACGACTACGTGACCGGTCAGCGAGAAGCGCTGGTGCTGTCCAAGGCGCTGTCGCCGGAGTTGTTCGACCTGTTCCTGACCCAGTTCGAACACCGGCTCGACGATCCCGAGTTCGGCGACCTGACCAAACGCGGCTGGGAGGCGCGGTCCTGGGATCCGCACGATCCCCGGATCGACGAGCTGGCCGCCGCCCTGGCGGACAACCTGCTGGCCAAGCGCGAACTGCTGGAGGTACCGGCCGGCTACGAACCGGGGCCCGATGCCGCCACCCGGTACGGCCTGGTCAACCACCACCTCGAAGACCAGTCGTCGGCGGCGTGGACCCGCCTGAACGCGCTCGTCGAGGCGAAGCTGCGCGCCGCAGGCGTGCCCATCCCGCACCAGTGACACCCTCACCGACGACGTGGTGCTCGCGCTGGAAAGCACCGGGGTGCTGCGGATCGGCATCCCCAGCGAGCTCGGCGGGTACGAGTTCTCGCCGTCGCAGGTGGTGCGGACCATCGAACAGCTGTCGTACCACGACGCTTCCGTTGGCTGGACGGTGCTGGCGGTCCAGTTCGTCACCGGCTCCACCGCGGGTTACCTCGGTACCGCGGTGCGAGCCGACGGCGGTTACCGGATCAGCGGCCGCTGGGGGTTCGCGTCCGGGATCCCGCTGGCCACGCACATCCACACCGCCGCGTTCTGCGCGGAGACCGGTGAGGCGCTGGTCTTCACGTTCCCAAGGAACTCGCGACGCTCGTCGACAACTGGGGTGTGCCGGGGACGTTCACCTTCACTCCCACCGGACCGAGGCATCTACTCGGTCATCGCGTGGGGCAACACACGGCCGATGGCACCAAGTCGGGCGGGGCCGCATGCCCAGTCGACACCAGAGCGGTCGATGATCGCCTAGGCCCAATGCCGGTCGGTTAGTTCGTGGGGTGGTCGGTAGCCTGCGGTTTGTGGATCTTGAGGTGGGTGGGCGGCTGAGCTTGGCCGATCAGGCCGCTATCGGTGTGCTGACCAGGACTTTTCCGGTTGAGCTGGTCGATCGGGTGATCGATCAGTATTGGCGGCGTGAGCAGCGGACGCGGGCGTTGCCGGCCAGGCTGGTCTTCTACTTCACGCTGGTGTTGTGCCTGTTCCCGCATGAGTCCTACCGCTCGGCGATGGCGATCCTGATGTCGGTGTTCGGTCGTGGCGGGCGGGGTTACCGGGTGCCCACGACCGGCTCGATCGGGGACGCCCGCCGCCGGCTGGGGGCGGGTCCGATGGAAACCGTGGCGCGGGCGGTGATGAAGCCCGTGGCGCAGCAGGAAACACGGGGTGCCTGGTATCGGGAGTGGTTGCTGACCGCGGTGGACGGGACCACCTTCACCGTGCCCGACACCGAAGACAACGAACGCGAGTTCGGCCGCCCGGGTTCCGGCCGTGGCGAGGGCAGAACGGCGTATCCGCAGATCCAGGCGGCGTGTCTGGTCGAGGTGGGCACGCATGCGGTCTTCGACGCCCGGATGGACGCCTATGCCGCCGGGGAGGCGATGCTGATCGAGGAGATGTTTCCCTCGCTGCGGCCGGGCATGCTGGTGCTGGCGGACCGGCACGTCTACTCGTTCCGGCGCTGGCTGGCGGCGGCGGCCACGGGTGCGGATCTGGCGTGGAGGGTGTCGGCGAACCTGGGGCTGCTGCCCGCGCAACGCCTGGGTGACGGGTCTTTCATCGCTGAGATCACCCCGCCGAAGTCCTCGGGGCAGCGGCCGTTCCGGCTTCGGGCGATCGAGTACACGCTGCCCGGTTCGCAGGAGGTCTACCGGTTGGTGACCACGGTCCTGGACCCGGTGCGGGCTCCCGCGGCAGAACTCGCCGCGGTCTATCACCAGCGCTGGGATATCGAGGGATTCTTCAAGCAGGTCAAGAGTGTCCAGCTTAACGAGGAGAAGATCTTCCGGTCGAAGTCGCCGGAGGGGGTGCGGCAGGAGTTCTGGGCGCATCTGGCGGTGCACTACGCCACGATGTGCGTGCAGGTGGACGCCGCCGGTCAGGCCCTGCTGGATCCTGACCGGCTCTCCCACAAGAACACCGTGCGTGTCCTCCGGTCCCGGATCTGGCGACCGGAGTCTTTTCCCCCTGCGCCACAATGATGATCACTACCGGCTGCTGCTGGCCGACGTCATCGCCGGGATCAACCCGCAACGCCGGGACCGGCGCTATCCCCGTGTGGTCAAAAGGAAAATGAGTAACTTCCCTGTCAAACGGGCAGAGCATCGACAGCAACACAAGGCCAGCAGGCCACCGACCTCAACAATCGCCATTGTCCCGCCCGCCACGACCGGACACCGCCGCCGACCAGCCAAGATCACCTAATCGACCGGCATTGCGCCTAGGCCGGTGGCTGGTCTGCTTGCAGGTTCTCCAGGATCGTGGCGGCGATGTCGGCGAACTGGTCGAGTTCTTCACGCGTGAGGCGGTCGATGACCAGGCGGCGGACCTCTTGGGCGTGGCTGGGCGCGGCTTGCGTGAGTGCGGTGAGCCCCTTCGCGGTGATCACCGCCTCCATGCCGCGTGAGCCGCACCGCTCCCGCGCGACCAGGCCACGCTTGCACATCCGGGTGAGCTGGTGGTGCATGCGGCTCTTCTCCCAGTTGGCCATTCGGCTGAGCTCGTAGACGCGCATCCGCCCGTCCGGTACCTCGGACAGCAACGCGAGCACGGTGAAGTCGGCGTTGGACAGCCCGCTGCTGGCCTGGAGCTGCTGCTCGATGCGTGTCCGCAGCAGCTCCAGCATCTGGAAGGAGACCCGCCATGCGCGGAGCTCGTGTGCGGTCAATCCTTGCTGCTTCATACCGTCATCCTAGCCCGCGAGTTGACAAATCAACTCCGCGGCGTAGCCTTCAGTTGACTCATCAACTCAGCCTGCTCACCCAGGCGTCCGCGCGCAGGAAGGCGCCCCATGACCGAACGACGTGACGATGGTGAGCCGCCGGAGCGGGCCACCGCGGACGGTGGTGCCGAGGCGCAGCCGCCGAAGGACAGCGGGCAGCGGGGACGCCGCTACGTCATCCGCGGCGGCGCGGTGATGTCCATGGACCCGAACGTCGGCAACTTCGCGGTCGCCGACGTCCTGGTCGAGGGCAGCAAGATCGTCGACATCCGGCCCCGCATCCACGCCGCCGGCGCCGGCGTGATCGACGCGCGGGGGCGCATCGTCCTGCCGGGATTCGTTGACACGCACCACCACCTGTTCGAGACCGCGGAGCGTGCGTTTCTCGCCAATGGTCTGCTTCTCGATGACCATTCGGGCTCGCCGAGCGCGCACCCGAACTACGGCGAGCACATACTGCGGGGATTCGCGCGGCACTACCGGCCGGCGGACGTCTACGTCAACTCGTTGTTCGCCGGGCTTTCGCAGCTGGATACCGGGGTCACGACGGTGCTGGACGTTTCCCAGATCCACCACTCCCCAGAGCACACCGACGCGGCGATCCAGGCGCTGGTCGACACCGGGCGGCGTTCGGCGTTCGGGTTCTTCGAGGGTGACGGCCGCGCGACAGCCCGGTATCCGCAGGACGCCT
Coding sequences within:
- a CDS encoding serine hydrolase domain-containing protein, with translation MKNTSTTRSPRGFRKLAAPAVAVALLTGVAAPAVAAPERPELREAVQGFVDIGFAGIQVRVDDERGTWTGSAGVRKLGEPAKPPKNAMGRIGSNTKTFVATMVLQLVAEGRIGLDAPARDYLPEFALDRRITVRMLLQHTSGVFSHTGDYYNGQELPGLPSTGQDWVDNRFRTYQPAELVRYALAKPLLFTPGTDWNYSNTNYTLAALLVEKLSGRPFAEELRRRITGPLGLKGTVAPGARSVLPGPHSHGYYRYQHNGVTKTVDVTRQNPSLLFGAGDLVSTAEDLHTFFAALQGGKLLPASLLAEMRKPHPKVGYGLGVFVEDAGCGTTVFRHNGSTIGYGALMYSTPDGSRTLTALLTGGDRDVDVVNEYPRALSKLLKAEFCDQAAS
- a CDS encoding MerR family transcriptional regulator translates to MAPSTTSAMLTGVTIGQAAAFAGVTVKTVRHYHRHGLLDEPPRDSSGYRRYGSADLLRLVQVRALAAAGVPLAEVGPLLDADAEQFTTGLVDVERRLTERIAELTARLDTLRRLADGDRLLLPGRALAILDRLTELGFSDDYVTGQREALVLSKALSPELFDLFLTQFEHRLDDPEFGDLTKRGWEARSWDPHDPRIDELAAALADNLLAKRELLEVPAGYEPGPDAATRYGLVNHHLEDQSSAAWTRLNALVEAKLRAAGVPIPHQ
- a CDS encoding IS4 family transposase, with translation MDLEVGGRLSLADQAAIGVLTRTFPVELVDRVIDQYWRREQRTRALPARLVFYFTLVLCLFPHESYRSAMAILMSVFGRGGRGYRVPTTGSIGDARRRLGAGPMETVARAVMKPVAQQETRGAWYREWLLTAVDGTTFTVPDTEDNEREFGRPGSGRGEGRTAYPQIQAACLVEVGTHAVFDARMDAYAAGEAMLIEEMFPSLRPGMLVLADRHVYSFRRWLAAAATGADLAWRVSANLGLLPAQRLGDGSFIAEITPPKSSGQRPFRLRAIEYTLPGSQEVYRLVTTVLDPVRAPAAELAAVYHQRWDIEGFFKQVKSVQLNEEKIFRSKSPEGVRQEFWAHLAVHYATMCVQVDAAGQALLDPDRLSHKNTVRVLRSRIWRPESFPPAPQ
- a CDS encoding MarR family winged helix-turn-helix transcriptional regulator translates to MKQQGLTAHELRAWRVSFQMLELLRTRIEQQLQASSGLSNADFTVLALLSEVPDGRMRVYELSRMANWEKSRMHHQLTRMCKRGLVARERCGSRGMEAVITAKGLTALTQAAPSHAQEVRRLVIDRLTREELDQFADIAATILENLQADQPPA